In the genome of Maridesulfovibrio bastinii DSM 16055, the window GATAAGCCATATTGACTTGTATTTCTTTGACAAGACGCCTCTCACTGCGAATTCCAAATATATACCCAATAAATAACATCTTAAAAAGAACAACTGGATCAATTGCTGGACGACCATTGTTCTCACAGTAAAGATGCTTGGTCTTCTCTCGAATAAATGAAAAGTCGATAAACTTATTTATTTTTCGAAGTAAATGGTTTTCAGGAACCAGCTCTTCAATTGTTACTAGCTCAACAGTGACTTGCTTTT includes:
- a CDS encoding transposase, which encodes MLKKSDQKQVTVELVTIEELVPENHLLRKINKFIDFSFIREKTKHLYCENNGRPAIDPVVLFKMLFIGYIFGIRSERRLVKEIQVNMAY